TAGGCGAACGCAGTGTCGGCGAGCGCGAAGGTCATGCCGCCATGGGTGCTGCCGTGGCCGTTCAGCATGTCGCGGCGCACGCGCATCCGGATGCGCGCATAGCCGACCCGCACTTCCTCTATCTCGATGCCCCATGCGGCCTCGGCGGCGTCCTTGCCGAGCATGTCGAAAGCGATCTTTTCGGCGAGTTCGTCAGCGGTCACGGATGCTCTCTTGGGTTTCCCGACCAATCGGTCTATTAACTCCTCCATGGCTTACGAAACGATCGACTTCAAGAGCGAGGACGGCATCGCCCGCCTCACCCTCAACCGCCCGGACCGGCTGAACAGCTTCACCGTCCAGATGCACGAAGAAGTCCGGGACGCGCTCGACCGAATCGGAGATGCGCGCGTGCTTGTGCTGACCGGCGCCGGCCGCGGCTTCTGCGCGGGCCAGGATCTGAATGACCGCGCCGTGGCGCCGGGCGCGCAGGTCGATCTCGGCGAGTCGGTCGAGAAATATTATAACCCGCTGATCCGCCGCCTGACCGGCCTGCCGCTGCCGGTGGTCGCGCGGGTCAACGGAGTCGCGGCCGGCGCGGGCGCCAACATCGCCTTCGCCTGCGACATCGTGATCGCGGCGAAATCGGCCAAGTTCATCCAGTCCTTCGCCAATATCGGCCTGATCCCGGACAGCGGCGGCACCTGGGTGCTGCCGCGCCTCGTCGGCCAGGCTCGCGCCCTCGGCCTGGCGCTCACCGCCGAACCGC
This portion of the Sphingomonas sp. LY54 genome encodes:
- the paaG gene encoding 2-(1,2-epoxy-1,2-dihydrophenyl)acetyl-CoA isomerase PaaG; translated protein: MAYETIDFKSEDGIARLTLNRPDRLNSFTVQMHEEVRDALDRIGDARVLVLTGAGRGFCAGQDLNDRAVAPGAQVDLGESVEKYYNPLIRRLTGLPLPVVARVNGVAAGAGANIAFACDIVIAAKSAKFIQSFANIGLIPDSGGTWVLPRLVGQARALGLALTAEPLPADKAAEWGLIWKAVDDDALDAEVDALASRFATAPTKGLAAIKTMIRESWSHSLDEELDLQRDAMRALGFSDDYREGVAAFMEKRTPKFTGQ